The following are encoded in a window of Rhizobium sp. WYJ-E13 genomic DNA:
- a CDS encoding NAD(P)/FAD-dependent oxidoreductase, which yields MTATVTIVGAGLGGLTLARVLAVNGIGAVVYEAESSAEARKQGGQLDIHPHNGQRALEAAGLAEAFRAIIHHGAQASRALDRHGVVLMEKADDGTLSRPEVLRGDLRRILIESLPGDTIRWGKKLVGVAALGAGRHELSFADGTSVVSDLLVGADGAWSKVRPLLSDAKPAYVGTAFIETYLHDADVRHPAAADVVGSGGMFALSPGKGIVAHREAGGVLHAYIQMNRSPEWIAGIDFSDAAAAKARIAAEFEGWAPALTALITESDTPLAPRLIHALPDAIRWPRVPGVTLIGDAAHLMAPSGEGANLAMFDGAELATAIAAQPDTIEAALAAYEEPMFARSATEAEGARFILDLCVGDRAPYGLVDFLTGKLGQG from the coding sequence ATGACTGCAACAGTCACGATCGTCGGGGCAGGCCTCGGCGGCCTCACGCTTGCCCGCGTCCTCGCCGTCAACGGCATAGGGGCTGTTGTCTATGAGGCGGAGTCTTCGGCCGAGGCCCGCAAACAGGGGGGGCAGCTCGATATTCACCCGCATAACGGCCAGCGGGCGCTGGAGGCTGCCGGCCTCGCCGAGGCGTTCCGCGCCATCATCCATCATGGCGCCCAGGCTTCTCGCGCGCTTGACCGGCATGGCGTGGTGCTCATGGAGAAGGCCGATGACGGTACGCTCTCGCGCCCGGAAGTGCTGCGCGGCGATCTCCGCCGCATCCTTATCGAGTCCCTGCCTGGTGACACGATCCGGTGGGGCAAGAAACTCGTTGGCGTTGCGGCGCTCGGCGCCGGCCGGCACGAATTGAGCTTTGCCGACGGGACCAGCGTCGTCAGCGATCTGCTCGTCGGGGCCGATGGTGCGTGGTCGAAGGTGCGGCCGCTGCTTTCGGATGCCAAGCCCGCCTATGTCGGCACGGCCTTCATCGAAACCTACCTCCATGATGCCGATGTCCGCCATCCGGCGGCGGCGGATGTGGTCGGCAGCGGCGGAATGTTTGCGCTTTCGCCGGGCAAGGGCATCGTCGCCCATCGCGAGGCGGGCGGCGTGCTGCACGCCTATATCCAGATGAACCGCTCGCCGGAATGGATCGCCGGCATCGATTTTTCCGATGCCGCCGCGGCCAAGGCCAGGATCGCCGCGGAATTTGAAGGCTGGGCGCCGGCGCTGACCGCACTGATCACCGAGAGCGATACGCCGCTTGCCCCGCGCCTGATCCATGCCCTGCCGGATGCGATCCGGTGGCCGCGTGTCCCCGGCGTGACGCTCATCGGCGACGCCGCCCATCTGATGGCGCCATCGGGCGAGGGGGCAAACCTCGCCATGTTTGACGGCGCGGAGCTCGCAACGGCAATCGCCGCGCAGCCCGACACTATCGAAGCAGCGCTTGCCGCCTATGAGGAGCCGATGTTTGCCCGCAGCGCAACAGAGGCGGAAGGCGCCCGCTTCATCCTGGATCTCTGCGTCGGCGACCGCGCGCCCTATGGGCTGGTCGATTTTCTTACCGGCAAGCTCGGGCAGGGATGA
- a CDS encoding TetR/AcrR family transcriptional regulator — protein MEIKIRQSKARPIKTERTGTRRSGRRTDALSKERIVEAAIDILDAEGENALTFRALAARLSTGSGAIYWHVADKNELLTAATDAIIGGVLTGLAPDATPDQAIRAFALGLFDAIDAHPWVGTHLFREPWQAAMLEIFEAIGGRLQALGVPEEALFNAGSALVNYILGVAGQNAANARLQPQGTDRSAVLGAIAASWTERDPARYPFVHHLATKLRDHDDREQFLAGIDLILAGIGAIKGANEPGR, from the coding sequence ATGGAAATCAAGATTCGGCAAAGCAAGGCTCGTCCCATCAAGACTGAGCGGACCGGAACCCGGCGAAGCGGGCGGCGCACCGACGCTCTCTCCAAGGAAAGGATCGTCGAAGCGGCGATCGATATCCTCGACGCCGAGGGCGAAAATGCCCTGACCTTCCGTGCGCTTGCAGCGCGTCTCTCAACAGGCAGCGGCGCGATCTACTGGCATGTCGCCGACAAGAACGAATTGCTGACCGCCGCCACCGACGCCATCATCGGCGGCGTCCTGACCGGTCTCGCGCCGGATGCCACGCCGGATCAGGCGATCCGCGCCTTCGCGCTCGGCCTGTTCGACGCGATCGACGCCCACCCCTGGGTCGGTACCCACCTTTTCCGCGAGCCATGGCAGGCGGCGATGCTGGAGATCTTCGAAGCGATCGGCGGACGGCTGCAGGCGCTCGGCGTCCCCGAAGAGGCGCTGTTCAATGCCGGCTCGGCGCTCGTCAACTACATCCTCGGCGTTGCCGGACAGAATGCCGCCAATGCCCGCCTGCAGCCGCAAGGCACGGACCGGTCAGCCGTCCTCGGCGCCATTGCCGCAAGCTGGACGGAGCGCGACCCGGCGCGCTATCCCTTCGTCCACCATCTGGCAACGAAGCTCCGCGATCACGACGACCGCGAGCAATTCCTCGCCGGCATCGACCTGATCCTCGCCGGCATCGGCGCGATCAAAGGGGCGAATGAGCCGGGGCGTTGA